The sequence CAATATGATCTTTTCCTAAATTAGGATAGACCACATCCACATTTCCATAGTTGGTCTCGATAATCGCAGCTTTCGGCCCCTTCTCCTTATGATTGGTTACAATGAGTCCCCAGGTAGAATTGATTTTATGTTTTTTAGCGATACTTACCGCTTCTTCGATAGACCTTGCCTCTGAAATGATCTTATGACCGAAATCGATCACTCCCAAGCCGTTAAAGCCAATCTTTTTATGGAAGCGAGTATGGAATGCAATGGTTAGACCTGCTTCATTAAATGCGGTGATCCCAGGAACATCCGCACCCCTACAAGCTATATAGCCATAACGTAAACCTTTTTCAGGAGTACAAAAGACAACGATCGGACGTTTATCCCAAACTTCTACGCCTGGAAAATCAAAATTGCGAGCGTGATACAATTTGCCGTCCTGACTTTGTTCTCCCCAAACAGCAACACTCGTACAAGCAGGGATCATCTGAGGACTTCTACCCGGACTCATATGTGCAAGCTCGGGAAGAAGTTGGATTGCGCCCAAAAATCCAACTGAGTTTTGAAAAGAATCCATAGTAAAAAGTTCTTTTTCCAATTTCGCAGAACGACCGGCCGCAGTCAGGGCAGCAATCGTTCTCGTCGAAAACTCGGACGGCCGGTGCTTTTTCATTCTTCTGGACATCCAATTTACCAGAAGAGAAGTCGCTCCTTTCGCCAAAAAATTCCGATTGTTACGAGGCAAACTTCCTAACAAAAGATTGCGGGCCATGACTGGATAAAAGTCGAAGATCGGCTCGAACTGCCCGATCGCATTCATGATTTCACCGAATTGTCTTCCCATCTCTTCCTGGGAGCCCTTGAGTTGTATTACAGCTAGAGGATATGTTTCCGAATTCATGTGCCCATCATAACAGAACTTCGTCTTCGCATCGACCGCCTCCATAGGTTCGGATAGCCGAACTTATCGGATCGGACTTCCAACATGGCAGACCGTGTGTCAGAACTCCTACGCGCAATTTGGCAGTGATTCTCCCCACCCTGCTTTTGGGTGGGGGCTGGCTGGTGGTACCCGGTGCGACACTTTTTGACCTACTGGTCACCGACTTCCTTCGGAGTCGTTTCCTCGCTTCTATTGTCGCTGCGGAAGGGGGCTGGCTGGTGGTACCCGGTGCGACACTTTTCCCTTTATCAGAAAATTCCTCCCATTTCAAGAACCTTTCTGGTTGATGATTTTGTTGGAGCTCCTACAAAAATGCGGTGGCAAATTTGGCTTGCTAGGTCTTTTCAAATCTGTTTGGCAGAAAACAGGATAGGAAATCAAATAGCACCCGGCCCAAAAAGCCCATCTATGGAATACCTACATATATTTTTCCTGAAATTTCTGCAATTCGGCGCGGGCGCCGCATTTCTATATGCATATTTGGAAATCATTAGACCAGGCTCCGGAAATAGGATCCTGGTGCTCATCATGGCTCTAACCGGGACCATTCTACTTAGGTACTCGTGGTATCTTCAGAACGATTTATTAGAATTTCCTTATTTATTTATATTCTTACATACCAGCGTGATCTCAGTAGGGCCACTGATCTACACATACATCCGTTCCTTCTTAGAGACAGAAGAAGAAACTCCGAAAGAAAAAGTATTTCGTTACGGACTCCATTTTTCTCCCGTCTTGCTATTTACCGTTTTTGAATGTATTTTCTTTTCGCAAAATAGCTCGGAACTAAAGGCTCAGGTAATACAAGGAGCCAAGGAATTCAGACTAGATTGGGCTCATTTAGGAAGTTTTCTCGCTAGTATCCAGGTTTCCATATATTCCCTATTCTGCCTCTATCTCTACCATAAGGTCAGCAGAAGATACGAAATGTATGAATTAAAACTGATATGGCTGGTATTACTTTTGCCAGTCTTCGCAAACAGCCTAATAGGAACCGCTTACTTCTTAAAGAACAAATATTTGTTTGATCTGGGAGCCTCTCTTATCTGCGTCATGGTGCTCCTATTATTCTTAGTTAGAGAAAGACATCCAGGATTTTTCAGTGAGATCAGCGAGGTCATTCAAAATGCAAAATATCAAAACACTCCTCTTCTTTCTAAAGAGATAGAAGCCGCAAACTTTAAGCTTAAAGAACTCTTAGAAACCAAAACTTTATATAGGGATAGCGAATTAAGATTGGTAGATCTAGCTGCGGAACTCGGACTAAATCTGCACCAAACTTCCAGATATTTAAACGAAGTTCACAAAATGAATTTTTACGAACTCATCAATCGGTACAGAGTGCAAGAAGCTTGTAAACGTCTGATAGAAGAGTCCGAAAATTCCGTATTAGATATCGCATTCGCAGTGGGATTTAATTCCAAATCCACATTTCATTCCCAGTTCGTAAAGTTTATGGGGATGTCGCCTGCATTGTACAGGAAGCAGAAAGGGAATTCTAAGTAGACTTTAAAATACTGCAGAAATTCCTAAATAGTAACCTCGAATTTTTTCTCTTCCTGAATCAGGAGTCTGAGGATATATAGTAAGCGCATCCGTATATTGATAATAAGTAACGTATTGGTCCGAATAATTTTTATACGAAAAATTGGATCTATTATAATTATAGCCGAAGTACAGTTTATATTTTTCGAAAAAAATATAAGAAAAGGAAATATCCAACTCAGACCCCCTGAACACTCCCATCGTATTATGATGTGGGTATACTTTATACAAAAAGGCGAATTCTTCGAAGCTGGATCCTGTCCATTCTAAAGATGTATCATAACCTTGCGACTTAAAGTCCCTACGCCCTTCTGTATAATAAAGCTCCAAACTTAAATTCAAATAAAGAGAATCATATAAACGTAAATTACTTTTGATCGACACTTGAGGTCCTAAGGTTTGGATTTTTTCCGAGTAAATTCCAGATAAACTTCCGGACCACATGCTAGTATCTACCTTTCTTAACCCGGCGCCAAAATACAATTTTTCTCCAAACGGAGTCAGAGCATAAGACAAATAATTTAACTTATAATCGCTTCTTTCTAAATCAGAAATATCTCTCCGCCTAAACCCATAACCTAAATCGTTTCCATAAATATAATAGTAGTGCGCTTTTGTAAGAGCATTTTGAGAAAATAAAAACTCTACTCCATACTTTTTCTCTTCGTCGACAAATTTAAAATACAAAGGATAAATAGTCCGAACATTTCCAGTCAGATTAAAATCACGATTTGCCTGTTGTTGGGCCATATTTGTATTCGATTGGTATTGATACGGATCATATTCGGATTTCATAATTCTAAATCCCAATTCAGATTTTTTCCTAGTAGAAGAGAGATTCTTAGCAGACTCGGAAGTTTGTTCAATTAAACCTGAACCCTGCATTGGAGGACCAGCGTTCGTAGGATCGGCCGGAAATTCTTGAGAATATAAGGATATAGTAAGTAATAATATTGTAATAAATGAAACTAATTTCACGAGAAGTGATTCAACCTTCCAATCAATGCGTTACTCTCCCTATCTAATAGAGTCGAGAGTAAAGTCATAGTTTTTAAAAAAGAGCAACTGACAAGAAGGAATCGTTCGAAATACCTCCTCGCTCATATGGGCTACGGGATACATCCTAATTGTTAAACGAAATTAAAAACCGGTCTTCTTAATGAGTTTAAGTTCTGATTCTACAAATTTCAGGTGAATTCATAAATCCAAGAATCCCTATGGAAGTATCTTGGATCAGCCGTCAGGAAGATGCCAAAATGGCAGTACGAAACTTATTTAAAATTTTCCTAACCTTCATTGCTTTGGAGTCATTTTTAAAAAATAATTGACTATTGGTATATTATTTATAGTCCAATGGTATATTAATTAACGAGGTAGGAACTCATGCAAAAAGTATTGGTAACGGGTGCGAGTGGGCACTTGGGTTTTTCTTTAGTGAAACTTCTTCAAGAAAGAGGTTATGAGGTAACGGCTGCAGTTCGAGATAAGAACAATGCAAAGAAAACAGCTAACTTGAAAAAGTTAGGAGTAAAATTGGTATCTGCGGATTTAGGAGATAAAGAATCTCTTCGCAAAGCTCTTCAAGGACAGGATGGACTCTTCCAAGTCGCAGCGGCATTCAATCTGACCGCTAAAGATCCTCAAAAAGAAGTGGTGGAACCGAATATCAATGGAACCAGGAATATTCTAGAAGAAGCTCATAAGGCTGGAATCAAAAAAGTAGTTTATACTTCGAGTATCGCCGCAGTGGGAACGATTGCAGAAGGAGAATCCCCTTTGAACGAATCCACCTGGAACGATTCTGCAAAAGAGCCTTATGCGATATCCAAGACCCAATCCGAAAAATTAGCTTGGGAACTTTCTGAAAAGTTAGGCCTGAATCTGGTAACTGTTCTGCCCGGAACTATTTTAGGTCCTCAGTTCACTCAACCCACTTCTTCCTTAAAGCTGATCCAAGACATCCTGAAAGGCCAACTTCCGTTCGCACCTAAGATGACTTTTTCATATGTAGATGTGAGGGATGTTGCGATGGCGCATATCTTAGCCTATGAAAATCCTGCTGCACAAGGCAGATATATCGCAACCGGAGAAACATTATCCGTTTCACAAGTTTGTAAACTTGTAAAGGAGATCCATCCTAAGGCAAAAACGACAGGCAAGGAACTTCCTTCCTTTATTGTCCGAGTCATGCCTTACCTGGATGCTTTCAAACACGCAATCACTGGTTTGGACAGACAGATCAATTCCGAGATAGTACAAGATTATCTGCAAAGAAAACAAGAATATAATTCGGATCGATTGGAGAAGGAATTCCAATGGAAACCTATGCCTGTTAAAAAATCGCTCCAAGAGACGGTTGACTGGATGCTGTCCGCTGCCGTATAGTTTCCTGAGAGTGGATAAAAAAAGAGCCAGAAGACCAGAAGAAAAGGAAATCCGCAAGCAGTCCATTGTGGCTGCTTTGCGGGAACTTTTGGTTAAACAAAAACATCCCCTACCGAGCACCCAAGAAATTGCGGAGGCCGCAGGAGTCACCAAGGGTGTGATCTATTTTTATTTCAGAACCAGGGAAGAAATTTTCCTCACACTTCATCTGCAAGAAACGGAATCCTTTTTTAAAGAAATGGCGGAACTACTAGAAGGTCCTGAATATTCCTTATCCAAGCTAAAGGAGAAGATTATTCATCAGTTTTCGAAAAATGAAATTTTCATGTTCGTGGGGTTGATTATTCCGGGAATTTTAGAAAGTAATGTGGATCATGATTTTTTATACGAATTTAAAAAGAATACATCCGATGGAATGGATGAATTAGCGAGGATTTGGCTTTCTAGGGAAACCAGACTTACGATCGCGAATGCAAGAAAATTCATATTACGTTTTTATTTTTTAGGTCTTATGCTTTGGCAACATCATAACCCTCCCAAAGAAGTTAAAGAAGCGTTTTTAAACAAAAATCTTTGGCTTTTAGAGGGAGAATTGGATCAGGTACTTTCCGAATCATTTGACTGGCTTTGGAAAGGAATGAATTCTAACTAATATATCCTTACAAATATTTAAATTCACTATCCCTCTTTCACTTTTTTCGACTGGAACGGTATGTCTGCCGCTCTCGGCCATCTCGAAGACCTTGGCAGTTATACAACCTTGCAAAAATAAAGAAAAGATCGGTAGCGTGCTGACCAAGGAATCTCTACCACGCTACCGATCCAAATTGATTCGCTTTCTATTTTATACAAAGTTCAGCTGGAAATTTTTCTCCACTGGCAAACGTAAGAGTACAAGCCTCCGCTTTTTTAATAGGATCCAATTTATCCCACTCCGCCTTTGCCTCTTCTACAATTTCCAAAGAAGTATCCCAAAAGAGTGGATTATTTGATAAAATTTCCCCGGTTGCTACAACGATAAACCAGAGTTTCAGGAAATTATCTAAAGATTCGTCTTGATAATTCTTGATACTCAGTAGGTTCAGATTCTCGGCATCCGAGCAAGAGAAGCTAACAAAACTAACGCTCAGCACCAACATAA is a genomic window of Leptospira neocaledonica containing:
- a CDS encoding C45 family autoproteolytic acyltransferase/hydolase, translated to MNSETYPLAVIQLKGSQEEMGRQFGEIMNAIGQFEPIFDFYPVMARNLLLGSLPRNNRNFLAKGATSLLVNWMSRRMKKHRPSEFSTRTIAALTAAGRSAKLEKELFTMDSFQNSVGFLGAIQLLPELAHMSPGRSPQMIPACTSVAVWGEQSQDGKLYHARNFDFPGVEVWDKRPIVVFCTPEKGLRYGYIACRGADVPGITAFNEAGLTIAFHTRFHKKIGFNGLGVIDFGHKIISEARSIEEAVSIAKKHKINSTWGLIVTNHKEKGPKAAIIETNYGNVDVVYPNLGKDHIVNTNHYQSEKLQEGEIMAAPVFYHHCISRFDRAEQLLSSQKKKKGTSVVDLQNLLDDTIDCSSGEVRTMGSTIRQITSVKSVVMSAEARKIFVSVGTAPTSSGPYMEIPMAWGEPGYKLLDLSDSKKGKGKKVPKSKNPKEGSAILHYKKAMLINDDPGMGGIDDILLELQKANEEFSGKDPSILFLEAILYLEKGNLNKASFLLEQAESLETSSFRKQQSALWLARTQSVLGKQKIADHFYDKIKNSKTEFSTQVWKHKVFQDKGKYSARKLRQVSPNFIIVEANEL
- a CDS encoding AraC family transcriptional regulator, with translation MEYLHIFFLKFLQFGAGAAFLYAYLEIIRPGSGNRILVLIMALTGTILLRYSWYLQNDLLEFPYLFIFLHTSVISVGPLIYTYIRSFLETEEETPKEKVFRYGLHFSPVLLFTVFECIFFSQNSSELKAQVIQGAKEFRLDWAHLGSFLASIQVSIYSLFCLYLYHKVSRRYEMYELKLIWLVLLLPVFANSLIGTAYFLKNKYLFDLGASLICVMVLLLFLVRERHPGFFSEISEVIQNAKYQNTPLLSKEIEAANFKLKELLETKTLYRDSELRLVDLAAELGLNLHQTSRYLNEVHKMNFYELINRYRVQEACKRLIEESENSVLDIAFAVGFNSKSTFHSQFVKFMGMSPALYRKQKGNSK
- a CDS encoding LA_2444/LA_4059 family outer membrane protein is translated as MKLVSFITILLLTISLYSQEFPADPTNAGPPMQGSGLIEQTSESAKNLSSTRKKSELGFRIMKSEYDPYQYQSNTNMAQQQANRDFNLTGNVRTIYPLYFKFVDEEKKYGVEFLFSQNALTKAHYYYIYGNDLGYGFRRRDISDLERSDYKLNYLSYALTPFGEKLYFGAGLRKVDTSMWSGSLSGIYSEKIQTLGPQVSIKSNLRLYDSLYLNLSLELYYTEGRRDFKSQGYDTSLEWTGSSFEEFAFLYKVYPHHNTMGVFRGSELDISFSYIFFEKYKLYFGYNYNRSNFSYKNYSDQYVTYYQYTDALTIYPQTPDSGREKIRGYYLGISAVF
- a CDS encoding SDR family NAD(P)-dependent oxidoreductase, translating into MQKVLVTGASGHLGFSLVKLLQERGYEVTAAVRDKNNAKKTANLKKLGVKLVSADLGDKESLRKALQGQDGLFQVAAAFNLTAKDPQKEVVEPNINGTRNILEEAHKAGIKKVVYTSSIAAVGTIAEGESPLNESTWNDSAKEPYAISKTQSEKLAWELSEKLGLNLVTVLPGTILGPQFTQPTSSLKLIQDILKGQLPFAPKMTFSYVDVRDVAMAHILAYENPAAQGRYIATGETLSVSQVCKLVKEIHPKAKTTGKELPSFIVRVMPYLDAFKHAITGLDRQINSEIVQDYLQRKQEYNSDRLEKEFQWKPMPVKKSLQETVDWMLSAAV
- a CDS encoding TetR family transcriptional regulator, with amino-acid sequence MDKKRARRPEEKEIRKQSIVAALRELLVKQKHPLPSTQEIAEAAGVTKGVIYFYFRTREEIFLTLHLQETESFFKEMAELLEGPEYSLSKLKEKIIHQFSKNEIFMFVGLIIPGILESNVDHDFLYEFKKNTSDGMDELARIWLSRETRLTIANARKFILRFYFLGLMLWQHHNPPKEVKEAFLNKNLWLLEGELDQVLSESFDWLWKGMNSN